AGCTGGACAACGGCCGGTTCCTCAACTCCTTCCCCGACGGATCCAGTCACTCCATCGACCCGGACACCGGCACCACCACCGTCACCGACCCCCAGGGCAAGACCGAGACGGTCACCCTGGACGAGCTCAACTCGCGCGGCGGCAACAACAGCCGGCAGGACCTCCTCGACCAGCTGCGGGATCTCGGCCAGAACCGTGACCTCGACAACCCCGGGAACCTGAACGGCAACCGCGATCTCGACAACCTCGGGAACCTGAACCGCGACCTCGACGGTCTCAACACCCAGCGGAACCTGGACCTGGACGGTCTCAACACCCAGCGCAACCTGGACCTCGACGCCCTCAAGGGGCTCGGCGGAGGCGGCGGCGGTGGGGGCGGCGGCGACGGCATCAGCACCCGCGACGTCAACCTCTCGGAGCTGGGGCTCGGAGCGGGCGGCTCCGGTGGCGGGCCCGGGGGCGGTGGTCCCGGTGCGAACCTCCCCTCGTCGGAGACGCTCGGCCAGGTCTCCCCGCTCTCCGACAGCCCCGCGAGCAACGCGGCGGGCCCCGGCCCCGGAGCCGGCGGCAACGGCCCGGGAGCACCCGGCGCCCCGGGCGCGCCCGGCACCCCCGGGATGCCGATGGGCGGCGGCATGGGCGGTATGGGTGCGGGCGGCGGCGACAAGGGCAACGGAGAGCGCGTGCGCTCCGTCCTCGTGGACGCCGCGGAGGAGAGCGAGCGGCGCAACCGCCGCCGCCGTAGCTCGTGGAACCGGCAGGAGGACAGCGACACCTTCCTCACCCCCGCCTCCCGCGTCGCCACCACCGGTGGCGACTCCGCCGAGGAGGAACAGGAGCAGAGCCGCCGGCCCGCGACCTCGGCCGACTACCTGGAGGAGGACGTGGACGTCTGGGGCACCGAGGAAGGCGGCACCCCGGCCGTGATCGGCCGGTGACGGCCTTTCAGCCCTCCGGTGCGGGGGCGGGTGCGGAGGGCGGACACGGTGGACGTACGGTCGTGTCCGGGGACGGCGGGACCGGAACGGCAGGAGAGGGCGGGCGGGCATGACGGAACCGATGGAGAAGCGCCTGGAGAAGGCCATGGCCGAACTGCACGCAGCTCAGGAGGCGGTCGCCCGCACCGAGCGCGAGCTGCGGTCCGCGTCGTTCGCCGTGGTCTCCTCCGACCGTGCGGTACGGGCCACCGCCGGCCCGCAGGGCGAGTTGTCGGGCATCGAGTTCCTGGACCACAAGTACCGGGACATGTCGCCCCAGGAGCTGGCCGCCAGCGTCCTGGAGGCGGCGAGCGCGGCCCGGGTGAAGATGAACCGGCACGTGATGAAGGCGATGGCGCCCTTCACCGAGCCCAGCAGCGAGGTGCCGGAGCTGAAGGGCTTCGAGATGGACTGGGAGCGCATCTTCGGCCCCGAGGTGCTGCGCGAGGACGATGACGACAAGGCACGCGGCGGACCGGCCACCCCGGCCTGGCGCGACGCACTCGGCGAAGAGGGAGAGGACTGACGATGGGGCAGCGCTACTACGTCGACCCGCAGCGCATCGAGTCCGAGACGCGGCAGCTGGAGGAGATCGGGAAGCTGGCCCGGTCCATGACCGAGGAGTTCCTCGACGACCTGGCCCCCACGATCAGCTGGCCCGGCACCAACAGCGAGTTCTCGGAGAAGGCCCGGCCGCAGGAGCAGAAGGAGCGGCAGATCACCAAGGACACCGTGATGGCCGTCCAGGACGCGGTGATGGCCATCACCGACGCCACGCTCAGCAACGTCCGGATGATGCAGGAGACCCGCGACCGCAACATCGAGGAGATCGACCGCAACAACAACCGTCTGGACGCGGACGGACTCGGCGGCCCGGGCAGGTATGGCCGGCGCTGACCTCCGCACCGCAGGCCGCTCCCGTGCGCACACGGGAGCGGCCGGTCAGTGCTGCCCGCGCGGCCCCCGGGGCGGCCGCCGGTGAGCATCCAGGTATCGCCCGAGGTCAACGCCATGATCTTCATCCTCACCGGGGAGAAGCTCATGGACGCCGACGAGGACCTCGCCTTCGAGAGCCGTGGACCCTACTCCCGCCTCGGGCGCAAGGTGAAGCAGCTGTCCGCGCTGATCGACAAGTCGGTCCACGACATCGGCGAGTCCATGCCGGACGACCTCGCCGAGTCGTACCGCAAGGCGATGGGCACGCTCATCGACGACGGCGGCAAGAACTACCTGAAGGACTTCGCCGGGCAGCTCGACAAGATCGCGGAGGGCCGCCGCAAGACCTCCATGGACATCATGGAGTCCAAGTGGCAGGTCATCGCCGAGATCATCCGGCTGCTGATCGAGATCGCCATCTACCTGGCCATGTCCTTCTTCACCGGTGGCGCCTCGGCCAGCCAGATCATGCTGGCCAAGATGCGCAGCCGCTTCTTCATCCTCACCACCCTCAGCCACCTGCTCCAGCGGCTGCACCTGACGCCCTCGCTGACCGAGGCGTTCGCCGAGGCGTTCACCACCTTCGCCGTGCGGCTCGCGATGATGAACTTCGCCCCCAACGGCCGCCGCCCCGACTCCATCGACTGGAGCGACATCGGCAAGGCCGCCGCGTTCGGTGCCGCGGCGGGCTTCTTCACCAGCATCTTCGAGAACGTCGCCAGGAACATCGTCCGCAGCTTCGACGGCAAGTTCCTGAAGAACGGCCCGGATCTCGACTTCAAGAACCCCAACTGGCGTGACACGCCGAACATCGACATCAAGGGCAACGGCCCGACCCCGAACCCCAAGCCGGGCCCCGAGGTCGACCTCCCCAAGGACCGCCCCGGCCCCGAGCTGAACCCGCCCGGCAACGGCCCCGGCCCCTCGCCCAACCCGGTGCCCGTCACCTTCCGGGACGGCCCGCTCGCCTTCCGGAACAATCCCGAGCTGTGGCGCAACAGCAACATCCTGCGCTTCAACCTCGACCGGCCGGGCGTGCTGGCCGGGCGCTACGGGATCAAGGGGACGGTGGACTTCATCGCCGCCGGAGCGGGCGAGGTGGTCGGGGAGATCCTGATCAAGGGGGCCTTCGAGGGCGACTGGTCCTCCAGCTGGACCACCTTCGTCGGCGCGGGCGTCAGCAGCCGTGTGGAGTCCACCCTCATGGGGACCGCGCTGAACAGCGCCGCCGAACTGCGCCACGTCATCGACAAGATGCGTCTCCAGCAGCCGCCCACCGTCTCCGGCGGCGCGAGCGACTCCGCGACCCGTGGCGCGGGCAACGGCCCCGACCGTGCCGAGGGACCGCCGCGTACCGACGGCACCGGCGGCGGGGGAGACGCCGGCCTGTCCTCGCCCCCTCCCGTCGTCCAGCAGACCACGGGCCAGGGCGACTTCAGCGGCAGCCAGTCGCCGCCCCCCTACGTCTCGCAGGACCCGCCGCCCTACTTCTCGGCCGACCCGCCGCCGTACACCCCCGGCCCGCTGCCGGTGACCGCCGCCGAGAACGCGCTGTGGCAGCAGGTCCACCAGGGCCCCGCCGAGGTGCGCGAGCAGGCGCTGCGGGAGCTCGCGGCCCTCCGGGGCACCCAGACGCCGGGTCCCGCCGAGATCGGCGTACGCGACGGGGTGCACGAGCGGCTGTCGCAGCTGCCCGAGATACGGGTGGTGCCCACCGGGAACACCCCGGCCGGCCAGGTCGACACCGACGCGGTGCGCCGCGCCCTGGAGAGCTTCGGCACGCCGGTGACGGTGGACACGCCGATCCCGGGGCCGGGAGCCCAGCCGTCGGACGCCGGCTCACCCGGCGGGGTGCAGGGCCCGGTGGGGTCGCCCACCACCGGAACGCCCGGCGGGGCGGGCACGGCCGAGTCGCCGGTCACCGAGCCCCCTTCCGTTCCCGACCGGCAGAACCAGCCCGGCCCGGACGGCCGCACCACCGCTCCTCCCCAGGTGGACACCAGCGGTTCGTACGGGGACACGCGTGCTCCCGGAGAGGCCGACGGCGGGCCCGGGACGCGCGACCTGGGTGGCGACGCGCCGGTCACCGCCGAGGGCCCCGGCACCCAGGCGCCCCCGCTGACCGTGGTCGTCTCCGAGGGGCCGCCGCCGCTCGCCGCATCGCCGGAGGCGGCCGCGCTCCTGGACGGCGCCGGGGTGGACCGGGCCGTGGTGCTCGGTCCGCCGACCGGGACCGACGCGACGGGCCAGCCGGTACGCGACGCGGTCGAGCTGACCCGGGAGGGACCCGGCGCGCCCGTGGAGGTGCGCCCGCTCACCGGCCCCGGCTCCAGCCCCCTGCCCGACAGCGGCGCCGACACGGCGTTCCCGGGCGCGAACGTGCTCCTGCCGCTCGCGGACGCCCTGGGCGTGCCCCCCGTCATGCCGGCCGCTCCACCGCCCACCGCCCCGCCCACCGCACCGCCCGCCTCGTCGGCCAACCCGGCGACCCCGCCGCCGCGTTCCGTCGCTCAGGGCGGCCCGACCGGTGACAACGGAGCGGTCCAGCCCCCGCCGCGCGACCAGGCGGCGGAGACCACCACCGAGGCGCCGCCGGAGACCTCCACCGGGACCCCGGAGACCTCCACCGACACCGAGTCCGGGACCGTCGAGTCCGGGACCGGCCCGCGCCGTACCGAGTCCGGGCCACCCGTCGTCGACCCCTCCTCGGTGAAGGTGGTGTCGGGCGAACCGGCTCCCCTCACCGGTGATCTGCGGGACCTGGACGTCAAGCCGACGGTGATCACCACCACCGGCTCCACGCCCGGCCCCGACGTCAAGCCTCCGCCTCTCGACACCACCCCCGAGGCCGCTCCGGACGCCAAGCCGCCCACCGTCACGACCACCCCGGACGCCAAGCCGCCGGCCGTCACGACCACCCCGGACGCCAAGCCGCCGGCCGTCACGACCACCACCGAGGCCCCCGTCGTCTCCAAGCACGCCGCCGACGCCCGGCCCTGGACCGGGACGGCCACCGATGTGCACCTGGAATCGGGCCGTGGGGAGGGGAGCCTCACCGCCACCCCTCCGCCCGTGGTGCCCCCGCCCGGACAGATCATCGTGCGCCCCGTCGGCCCGGCGGGAGGCCAAGGCGGAACCCCGGCACGTCCGTCGGCCGACTCCCCGGTCGGCGACGTGGCCCCGGAGAGCGAGGGCCCGCGCCCGACGCGGGGAGAGACCCCCAGCGACCCCGACCCGCAGTCGAGGCGGGACAGCGTCATGGAGGCGGGAGGAGAGACACCGGGCCCGGCCACCACCAGCACCACCGACGCGGACGGCACCCCGTCACTCCCCGCGACCGGGCCCTCGATCACCCCGCTCACCGGCGAGCCGGTCCCCTTCGACCAGCTCCGGCGCTTTGTGCCGCAGACCGCCGTCACGCCGCAACCCGGCGTCGCCGTACGGACGTTGGCGATCTCGCAGAGCCCGGCCGAGGACGGTACGGAGCGGAGCGCGGGCCGTGAGGCGCTGCTCGGCCAGGACACCTTCCGCGGGGTCCGCACCACCTCGGCCGAGCCGCCGCCCTCCGAGTCCTCCGAAGCCCCGCCCGCCGCGCCCCGTACGGTCTTCACCGGTCCGCCGACCGCGCTCCCCGGCTCCGGCACCGCACGCGGCGCCGACTACTTCGTGGGTCACGGCACCCCCGCACCGTCACCCTCGGCACGGACATCGTCGGCCGCCCGACGGTGAAGGTCAGCGGGGTCCAGCTGGGCGAGTTGCTCAAGCACTGGGCGAGGGAAGGGGACCAGGACCGGCCGCTGGTGCTGTTCTCCTGCGAGACCGGGCAGCAGCCGAGGATCGCGGGCCTGCCGGTCGCCCAGCACGTGGCGAACCGGACCGGGCGCCCGGTGTACGCGCCGACCACCGAGGCGGGCACGGCAAAGGACCGGGACGGAAACGTACGCGCGGTACTCGCCGAAGGACCCGACGGCCCGGGCCGCTGGCGGCTGTTCACCCCGGAGCCCACCGGAACCGAACTGGACGACCTGGCGCGCGACGCCGGACTGCACGCGGGCCCGGACCCGGCCGACGCCTTCGCCCGCGCACGGACCCTCCAGCAGATCCGCACCCTGCGCGACGTCCTCGGCCCCGACGCCGAACAGCGGCCGGGCCACCGGGAGTTGCTGGCGGGCCTCGCGTACGTGGACGGGCTGCGCTGGCGCGGCCCGGGCAGTGCGGCACGGTACGGCGACGGCCGGATGACACCCGGCCTGCTGGACCGGATGGTCACCGACTGGCACGCCGACGGCGGGCGGCCGCGGGTCGACCCGGGCACGGGCCCGACCCGCGGGCAGTACACCGCGTTCCTGGAGGCCGCCGCCGGACTGCGTGCCGCCGCGACCCCCGCGACCACCCTCGACAGCCTGCTGCCGCCCCCGCCGCCCGCGCCGGCACCCGGCACCCTGGTCTCGCAGTCCGATGTGCTCGGTCTCTCCTACGCGCGGTCCGCGCAGATCGCCTGGTCGCTCTCCGACGCCCCGCTGCCCCTGTCCGACCTGGACCTCGGCCCCGACGACACCGCCGAACTGGCCCGCCGCCTGCACCGTCCGGAGCCCACGGAGCCGTCCGTCCCACCCGCCCCGTCCGTCCCGCAGGAAGCGCCTCCGACGAACTCCCTCGTCGTCAACGCCTATACGGCGCGGCATACGTACGGTATTCCGGAAAAGAATTTCGACAAGTTCCGTGATGTGGCGCGGAATCGGAATGTCGTCGTGGATGTGCGGCCGACGAATCCTTCGGCGCCGAAGTGGCTGGATGCGGGGGCGTTGCCGAAGCCGCCGGAGATCAAGGCGAAGACGGTCGGCGGGGTCGATGTCCTGCTGGGCGCGGATGCGGGGAATGTCGGTCTGGTCGGTTATTTCAAGCCGGTGTTGCCGGATCAGGGTTCTGTTCCGGTGGATGCGTGGGATCGGGTGGTTTCGCGGTTCAATCAGCGGTCCACGGAGTTCCATGAGTTGGCCGGGGCGATGGCCCGGTACGAGGCCGAGGGCCGGTTCACGGTTCACGACGGGATCGTGTTCGGTGTCGATGGTGATGGTGGGCGCCGTCCGATCACCGGGGATCATGATGTGTTCGATGTGTCGTCGCCGGACGGTTCGCGGCTTTCGCATCCTGAGCATGATGCGTTGATCGACGAGATGCGGGCCAAGGACATGGCTGTGGCGCACGGTGCGCACATGTTCTGGAATCCGCCGACGGCTTTCGACAAGTCCGTGTTCGACAAGATCGTCAGCTCGCACCAGGGCCCGTCCGGCGAACCGCTGCTCCGCTTCAGCCCCAACAGCGACCACGCCGTCCTCACCTGGGTGCAGAAGCCCAAGCCCGGGCAGGTCGACTCCTATACGGCGCGGCATACGTACGGTATTCCGGAAAAGAATTTCGACAAGTTCCGTGATGTGGCGCGGAATCGGAATGTCGTCGTGGATGTGCGGCCGACGAATCCTTCGGCGCCGAAGTGGCTGGATGCGGGGGCGTTGCCGAAGCCGCCGGAGATCAAGGCGAAGACGGTCGGCGGGGTCGATGTCCTGCTGGGCGCGGATGCGGGGAATGTCGGTCTGGTCGGTTATTTCAAGCCGGTGTTGCCGGATCAGGGTTCTGTTCCGGTGGATGCGTGGGATCGGGTGGTTTCGCGGTTCAATCAGCGGTCCACGGAGTTCCATGAGTTGGCCGGGGCGATGGCCCGGTACGAGGCCGAGGGCCGGTTCACGGTTCACGACGGGATCGTATTCGGTGTCGATGGTGATGGTGGGCGCCGTCCGATCACCGGGGATCATGATGTGTTCGATGTGTCGTCGCCGGACGGTTCGCGGCTTTCGCATCCTGAGCATGATGCGTTGATCGACGAGATGCGGGCCAAGGACATGGCTGTGGCGCACGGTGCGCACATGTTCTGGAATCCGCCGACGGCTTTCGACAAGTCCGTGTTCGACAAGATCGTCAGCTCGCACCAGGGCCCGTCCGGCGAACCGCTGCTCCGCTTCAGCCCCAACAGCGACCACGCCGAACTCATGCACGCCGAGCCCCGACCGGCCTCCCGGCCCTCCCCGTCCGGCCGCCCCGAGAGCATCGCCGAGGACGTGAACCTGTTCAGCAGGGACACCGGGACGCCGGACCTCGGGGGAACCGTCCACGCGGACGGGCAGGTGCTCCACCGGCTGCACACTCCGGGCGACGGGGACTGCCTCTTCCGCTCGCTCCTGGACACCGCGCGCAGCCGCGCCGTGCCGCCCGCGTGGGCCGCACTCAACGTCGCCGGGCTCCGCACGCTGCTGCGCGACCGGCTCACCGGCTCCGAACTGCTCACCCCGGACGTCGAGGCCACACCGGACCCGGTGCTCGCCGTCGTCGACGATCTGCGGATGACCGCCTTGGCCGGGGTGGGGAACCCGGAGGCGCGGGAGCGGATCGGGCAGCGCTGGGACCGTATCCAGCAGGCGGTCGTCACCGAGGGCGACGGGCGGCAGTGGCGCAGGATCCTCCGGGACAGCGGCTACCCCCACCTCGCCGAGGTGGCACCGACCCCCGCCGACGCCCGCCGGCTCGGCACCGACGGGCTGATCCTCGCGGCGGCCGAGTCCACGGCCCTGTGGTCCTCGCCCTTCGCCGACGCCCTCCCGCTCGCCCTGGCGCACACCCTCGACCTGGACCTCCGGCTCGTCGGGACGGCTCCGTCGGCACCGGCGAGCACCTTCGTCACCCCGCTCAACCCGGGCGGGAACGGCGGCACCGTGCACCTGGCCTACAACGGCTCCGACCATTACGACGCCCTGATCCCGGCCACCTCCCTGCCCGCCCCCACCCCGGCCATCCCCGCTCCCGCCACCGCCCCGGCCACCCCCGACCCGGCCGGCTCCGACGTGTTCGGGGAGTGGCTGCGGAGCATGGGCGGCATCACCGACCTGGACGCTCCGGTCGCGGAGACCCCGGACCGGGGTGACGGCGTACCGCTGGAGACCCAGCTGGAGCGGCACCGCCCGGCCAGGCTGCTCACCGGCGAGGACGCCCGGCCGCCGGGCCCCGCACCCCGCACCGTCACCTTCGACGACGGCAGCCGCCTGCCCACCGTCCTGATCAGCCCGGACGCCGATCCGGACGACGGCGGTACGGGTCCGGGCACCCGGACCGACGGGGCGCCGAGGACCGGCCTCCTCAACGGCCTGGGCGTCCTCAACCTGCGCTCGCCCGAGCAGGTGGCGAAGGAGGTCTTCGACCAGCTGCCGAAGAAGCTCCGTTCGCAGTTCGACGAGGCGGAGCTGCTGCGCCTGCTGAAGGACCAGCCCGGCGCCTTCACCGCCCCGCGCGGCGCGCGCTTCGTGGGCCGGGAGAAGTCCGGGGTCGGCCACGAGATGGTCGTCGAGGCCGTCCCGTACCACCGCTGGGAGCGGTTCTCCGAGCCGGGCGGCGCCACCGTCCGGGTGGACACCGTGCGGCGCGGCCAGTCCGGTACGGGCGGCGGGCGCAGCGTCGGGGTCGGGCGCCGGATCGCCGCGGGACTGGGCATGGGGCCGCCGCTCAACTGGCTGCTCAAGATCGGCGTCTCGCTCGGCTGGAACCGTAAGACCGACTACACCCAGGGCACGCAGGCGTACCACCAGAGCGAGTACCGGGCCTGGGAGGGCTCGCACCTGCATCTCGACGACGTCCACTACCGGGTGCGCGTGGAGCGGGTCACCGAGGCGCCGCGGACGCCCGCGCCCGGCACCCCGCCCACCGCTCCGCACTGGCAGCGCAGCGAGGTGCACTCCGCGTCCTTCGCCATGCGGGACGGACTGAGCTGGCGGCTGCCCGACGACCTCACCGTGCCCTTCAACGGGCCGAAGCGGGCGCCGGAGACGCTCACCTTCCCCAACGGCGCCGAACCGCGGATCACCGACACGACCGCCCTCCACCTGACGGACCCGCCGGAGAACGTGGCGCTCGCCATCTCCGGCGCCCGGCCGGGCAGTTCGGCCCACCGCACACTGGTCTCCTACGTACGGCCCGGACGGTTGCTCGGACTCTTCGGGCGGCTCTCCGGACCGGTCACCGGCCCCGAGCTGACCCGGGGGAGCGGACAGCACCCGCTCGGCCACCTGATCGTGGAGCGGTCGATCCCGCACCGGGCCACCCTGGTCACGGAGTCGGTCAAGTCGGAGATCCGCGACCTCACCCAGACCACCTACCAGAACCAGCGCGCCCACGTCCGCGACACCCGCCTGGGCGTCCAGGTCACCGCCGGACCGAACTACACCCTCATCGGCCCCGAGACCGACGTGCGCCTCCAGGGCGGCCCCCTGGTCCGCACGGACCTCGGCGCCGGCCGGGGCCACTACCTGGGCGCCGACGCCGCCCGCAAGGTGACCGGCCGCGTCCGCAACCACCCGGTGGCGCTCTACCGGGTGGAGCGCACCCTGATGGTGCGGGGCGCCGGGCAGCCGGCCTCCGCCGCCCGGCCGGTCCGGGTGGTCAGCCTCGACTGGTACTCCACCCAGGACGCGCGCCGCCTCGCGGGCTGGGACAGCCGCACGCCCGGAGCGACCGGCCCGAACCCGGACGCCGAGCCGCCGGTGCCGTGGTACCTCAACCGGGAGGACCCGGTGCACCTCGGCGGCCAGGTGCGCGCCGAGGGATTCGTGCCGGACCGCCGGCCTGCCCCGGTCCCGGCCACGACCCCCGCGCCCGCCACGAACACCACCACCCCCGCTCCGGCGACGACCTCGACGACCACTCCGGCCCCCGCCCCCGTCCCGCCCCAGGACCCGCTGAAGGCCTTCGGCGACACCGTCCTGGACACGCTCCACCGCGCCTACCCGTCACTCTTCGTGCCGCCGCTGATGCTGCGCCACCCCCACCTGGCCAAGCTCTGGTACGGGGACGGGCGTATGAGGACCGCCCTCCACAACGAGCGCCAGGTCCGCGAGGCGCTGAACCGGCCCACCCTCGCGCAGAGCCTGGACGACCTGACCACCACCGGGGTGCCGGTCACCCTCACCGAGGACGGCAAGGTCCGCCGGGGCCACCACACGCTCATCCTGCGCGCCCGCCTCACCGACCGGCGGTTCGAGACGACCATGAGCGAGCGCTCACTGCGCAACGCCGTCGTCGGCACCGAGATCTCCGGCCAGGGGCAGCAGGAGTCCACCACCCTCTCCGCCGGCGTCGAGCTGGGCATCTCACCGCGCGACCACGACAAGGACCCCGGTACCGGGCTGCCCCGCCAGGCGGGCAACGTCTCCCTGGGCGCCCGCCAGGCCCTGTCGTGGACGCGCGCCACGAAGAACACCGTCGCGGTCACCCACGACCAGCTGGCCTTCCAGAACGGTGCCGATCTCTACAGCTACCAGGTGGAGCTGGGCGCCACCTTCGAGGGCCACCGCCGTCCGCGCGGCTGGACCCGGCTGGTCTCGGCGGGGCTGCTCGGCGCGGGTGTCTTCGTCAGCAAGGTCGCGGAGCGGCCGCTGTTCTCCGGGGGCACCGAGACCGTGGGCCGGGTGGAGCTGGCCGTCCCCGCGGCCCACGGCTCCGAGCGCCACGCCCCCGCCGACCCGCCGCCCACCGGTCCCGCGCCGACACCCGCGCCCACCCCCGCCCCGCGTCCCCTCACCTCCACCGAGGCCGACCAGCTGCTCGACGGCACACGGCCCCTGCCCCGGACCACCGCGGCCGACCGGCAGCTCGTCAACAAGCTGCTCAGCGCCCCGCACGTGGTCCTCAGCGCCGAGGGCGGCGAGCAGCGCCAGCGGCTCGTCCAGGACACCGCCGACCGCGCCACCGGCTCCTCCTGGCACGTCAGCGCGCCCGGCACCCCGATCCGCACGGCCCTGCGCCGGGCCATGGCCAACCTCGGCGTCGCCGGCCAACTCGGCCAGTACCTCGGCCCGTTCGGTTCCCGCATCACCGGGCTCACCGGTGCGGGCCCCTTCTCGACGCACTACCTCAAGGCGGCGGTCCGGGGCGAACTCGACAACCTGCGCGTCAGGAGCGACCCGAAGCCGGGCAGCCTCGAAGCCACCATCGGCAACGAACACCGCGTCGCCGGGTCCTCCGGCAGCGGCTCCCGCACCACCCTCGGGCTCCAGGGGGGCGTGACACCGGTGCAGCAGGCCCCCGGCCAACAGGC
This DNA window, taken from Streptomyces griseus subsp. griseus, encodes the following:
- a CDS encoding YbaB/EbfC family nucleoid-associated protein — translated: MTEPMEKRLEKAMAELHAAQEAVARTERELRSASFAVVSSDRAVRATAGPQGELSGIEFLDHKYRDMSPQELAASVLEAASAARVKMNRHVMKAMAPFTEPSSEVPELKGFEMDWERIFGPEVLREDDDDKARGGPATPAWRDALGEEGED